A stretch of the Xiphophorus couchianus chromosome 15, X_couchianus-1.0, whole genome shotgun sequence genome encodes the following:
- the rsph3 gene encoding radial spoke head protein 3 homolog, which translates to MYTYSSHPKPVEIRKYRDLPDPSQLQYGNIMYDRRVVRGNLQGQQVISKNNHSDPGMQQRQQAYRRRAIARKQAKDQLKTKTPEAIEGRQHVDVQTDSFLEELSNIIQVSEMDCQTDDFLDKPSTPLFVPAKSGVDVETQIEEGDLFDFDLEVQPVLEVLVGKTIEQSLLEVMEEEELACLRTQQRVFQELRNNELAEVQRLEEQERRYREEKERRVAQQKEVLKKEEETAEKIAARVFSQQYLAGLIPAVFTALRNHGYFYDPVEKDISVNFLPWLIAEVNNQLDKRYAAREVLDNIIYEVTQKRLLEFTHLMLGQNCCDS; encoded by the exons ATGTACACCTACTCAAGTCACCCCAAACCTGTGGAGATCCGCAAATACAGAGATCTGCCCGACCC GAGCCAGCTGCAGTATGGAAACATTATGTATGATCGTCGGGTCGTCAGAGGAAACCTCCAAGGCCAGCAGGTCATTTCAAAA AATAATCATTCAGACCCTGGTATGCAGCAAAGACAGCAGGCGTACAGAAGGAGAGCTATTGCTCGAAAGCAGGCCAAGGATCAGTTAAAAACCAAGACTCCTGAAGCTATAGAGGGCAGACAACATGTTGATGTGCAAACAG ACTCTTTCCTTGAGGAGCTGAGCAATATCATTCAAGTTAGTGAGATGGATTGTCAGACCGACGATTTCCTGGATAAACCATCGACTCCCCTCTTCGTTCCTGCCAAATCTGGGGTAGATGTTGAAACGCAGATAGAGGAGGGGGAT ctgtttgacTTTGACCTGGAGGTGCAGCCTGTGTTGGAGGTTCTGGTTGGAAAGACGATTGAACAGTCCCTGCTGGAagtgatggaggaggaggagctggccTGCCTGCGGACCCAGCAGAGGGTCTTCCAAGAGCTCCGAAACAACGAGCTGGCAGAGGTGCAGCGtctggaggagcaggagagaCGCTACCGAGAGGAGAAA GAGCGCAGAGTTGCCCAGCAGAAGGAAGTGCtaaagaaggaggaggaaaccGCAGAGAAGATCGCCGCCCGGGTGTTCAGCCAGCAGTACTTGGCTGGACTAATCCCTGCAGTCTTCACCGCTCTCAGAAACCACGGCTACTTCTATGACCCTGTGGAGAAAG ATATTTCAGTGAATTTCCTCCCATGGCTCATTGCTGAGGTCAACAACCAATTAGACAAGAGATATGCAGCAAGAGAAGTGCTGGACA ACATCATCTATGAAGTCACCCAGAAAAGACTGCTGGAGTTTACGCATCTCATGTTGGGTCAGAACTGCTGTGACTCATGA